CGAACTTGGTGGTGTACACCATGCTTGAGTTTAAAAAAATTCAGAGCAAGTTCGCTGCATTGAGTGATTTTGATGCCGCCCAGAGAAGATTGAAAAGAAACTTTTTCCGCAGTGTTGCTCCCGTAGAATTAGACAGTGCCGGACGTATATTGATTCCGAAAGCATGGATAGATCATGCCAAACTGGAGAAGAACGTTACGATCATTGGAATGGGTAGCACAGTGGAGATCTGGAATCCCGACCTGTATGACGATTATCTGATTGCCGACAGTGAGGAGTTTTCGGATTTGGCTAAA
The DNA window shown above is from Reichenbachiella sp. 5M10 and carries:
- the mraZ gene encoding division/cell wall cluster transcriptional repressor MraZ, with the protein product MAFFTSEYECKLDAKGRLALPAKIKANLPEVSGNELVVMKGFDPNLVVYTMLEFKKIQSKFAALSDFDAAQRRLKRNFFRSVAPVELDSAGRILIPKAWIDHAKLEKNVTIIGMGSTVEIWNPDLYDDYLIADSEEFSDLAKKFLDE